The region GTTCGTTCGGAATGGGGTCCGTACCATTGGCATCGCCCACGCCCATCTCGGTGAGTTTCCATGGCACGCCGAGCGCGTCGGCGTTCGCCTGCTTGGCTCTCCCCACAGCGGTGAGGATCGCGAAAAACTGAGAGTTCCCATCAATCATAATAAACGTCCAGTGTGTCTATGGAGTGTTCGCGCCCGACTATGCCTATGGTCCCAGTGACCTCGATATCACGCATGACCGGTGGGTAAACGTCGATTTCGTCGCCTTCGTACAAGGCAACACAAATGTTCAAAACCCCTTGTGTTTCGAGGCTGATTGCCAGGCCTGTGAGATGTCGGGTCACCGGCCTGGCGTCATCAATCAGCCAGGTGAGTTCTTGATACATCTCTTCGGTGATCCCGGTGTCGAGTACTCCGACCTTGATGGCGAAAGTACCCGGCACGCCCTGTGGGGTGGTCTGCCACCACTCCAGCACCTCA is a window of Pseudomonas antarctica DNA encoding:
- a CDS encoding phage tail protein I; the protein is MGVQQLLPGNSTPLEHHAAQALAQIQRVPIPLRQLCNPDTCPVALLPYLAWAFSVDRWDSKWTEAAKRAAIRSSHYIHSRKGTIGALRRVVEPLGYLIEVLEWWQTTPQGVPGTFAIKVGVLDTGITEEMYQELTWLIDDARPVTRHLTGLAISLETQGVLNICVALYEGDEIDVYPPVMRDIEVTGTIGIVGREHSIDTLDVYYD